A single window of Streptomyces cathayae DNA harbors:
- a CDS encoding fumarylacetoacetate hydrolase family protein: protein MKLATLRTDGTTKAVRLDGDVLVDLGFPDVGTLLAQDDWAERAAAPAGDATTYPAEGADFAPVVPQPSKVVCVGLNYRNHIQEMGRDLPEHPTLFAKFADSLIGAGDDIVRPEETEQFDWEVELAVVVGKQVRRAKGEQAEQAIAGFTVLNDITTRDWQFRTREWLQGKTWDSTTPVGPYLVTPDELPGGVRPALDVTLTVDGEVMQSDNTGDLLFDPVALVEYVSTIIRLNPGDIIATGTPGGVGHARKPARYLLGGETVVTEVQGIGRLENKVVEEKQA from the coding sequence ATGAAGCTCGCCACCCTCCGTACCGACGGCACCACCAAGGCCGTCCGGCTCGACGGTGACGTCCTGGTCGACCTCGGGTTCCCCGACGTGGGCACCCTGCTCGCGCAGGACGACTGGGCCGAGCGCGCCGCCGCCCCCGCCGGCGACGCGACGACCTACCCCGCCGAGGGCGCCGATTTCGCCCCCGTGGTCCCGCAGCCCTCCAAGGTGGTGTGCGTCGGCCTCAACTACCGCAACCACATCCAGGAGATGGGTCGGGACCTGCCCGAACACCCCACCCTGTTCGCGAAGTTCGCCGACTCCCTGATCGGCGCGGGCGACGACATCGTCCGCCCCGAGGAGACCGAGCAGTTCGACTGGGAGGTCGAACTCGCCGTCGTCGTCGGCAAGCAGGTCCGCCGCGCCAAGGGCGAGCAGGCCGAGCAGGCCATCGCCGGCTTCACCGTGCTCAACGACATCACCACGCGCGACTGGCAGTTCCGCACCCGCGAGTGGCTCCAGGGCAAGACCTGGGACTCCACCACCCCCGTCGGCCCGTACCTGGTGACCCCCGACGAGCTGCCCGGCGGCGTCCGCCCCGCGCTCGACGTCACGCTCACCGTGGACGGCGAGGTCATGCAGTCCGACAACACCGGTGACCTGCTCTTCGACCCGGTCGCCCTGGTCGAGTACGTCTCCACGATCATCCGCCTCAACCCCGGCGACATCATCGCCACCGGCACCCCCGGCGGCGTCGGCCACGCCCGCAAGCCCGCCCGCTACCTGCTCGGCGGCGAGACCGTGGTCACCGAGGTCCAGGGCATCGGCCGGCTGGAGAACAAGGTCGTCGAGGAGAAGCAGGCCTGA
- a CDS encoding MFS transporter, protein MTLNNGTTTSPGPSAGAARRPGYAGTLAAASAAVFVAQLANALPASLNGLFQQDLGTHGSQLTWITASFMIAVVVFEFTFGVLGDLFGRRRLIASGAALIVAGSIVSAVSPTVQWLWVGAALNGLGAGAMFPGSLTMIADVARSAMARARAIALWSGFLSAGAALSPLIGGAFAKVGSWRGSFLVLVALAFVSMVLSLALATESKAAEGRRLDVPGQITFAIGLILVLYAAVEGPAKGWGAPDIVGAFAVGAGFLTAFLLIERRAESPILNLSLLKDRAFAVGSVVAVIGMIAFLGACFATSMWLGPVQHQDPLRVALPFLLLQGPAFVLIPVVSRLLHRVSPNWLLTSGFGLMAVGSFLCARLDVTDRSLTPFVVPTLLIGIGFALAVSSITAVALNSVPGRLAGMASATTNMLRDLGFALGPVVVGAVALSHAGETFAAKLAGADLPPDQLGAATEIGRAAGPIAVNSLPPDAPGAAAQGIALDALGSGFSLAYTVCGVAAAVAAVVTVTGMAGIRAPRVLDTEHADHTAGQDPADRPQAPTTAPA, encoded by the coding sequence GTGACGCTCAACAACGGGACGACGACGTCCCCCGGCCCTTCCGCGGGGGCTGCCCGAAGGCCGGGCTACGCGGGCACACTCGCTGCCGCGAGCGCCGCGGTGTTCGTGGCCCAGCTGGCCAACGCCCTGCCGGCCTCGCTCAACGGACTCTTCCAGCAGGACCTCGGCACGCACGGATCCCAGCTGACCTGGATCACGGCGTCCTTCATGATCGCCGTGGTCGTCTTCGAGTTCACCTTCGGTGTCCTCGGCGACCTGTTCGGACGCCGTCGGCTCATCGCCTCGGGCGCGGCGCTCATCGTCGCCGGAAGCATCGTCTCGGCCGTCTCGCCCACCGTGCAGTGGCTGTGGGTCGGCGCCGCGCTCAACGGTCTCGGCGCCGGCGCCATGTTCCCCGGATCGCTCACCATGATCGCGGACGTCGCCCGCAGCGCGATGGCGCGGGCCCGCGCCATCGCGCTGTGGAGCGGCTTCCTGTCGGCCGGTGCGGCGCTCTCCCCCCTGATCGGCGGGGCGTTCGCCAAGGTCGGGTCGTGGCGGGGCTCGTTCCTGGTCCTCGTCGCGCTGGCCTTCGTCAGCATGGTGCTCTCGCTGGCCCTGGCCACCGAGTCGAAGGCCGCCGAGGGACGCCGGCTCGACGTCCCGGGCCAGATCACCTTCGCGATCGGTCTCATCCTGGTGCTGTACGCGGCCGTGGAGGGACCCGCGAAGGGCTGGGGCGCGCCGGACATCGTGGGCGCGTTCGCCGTCGGCGCGGGCTTCCTGACCGCCTTCCTGCTGATCGAGCGCCGCGCCGAGTCCCCGATCCTCAACCTCTCCCTGCTCAAGGACCGCGCCTTCGCGGTGGGCTCGGTCGTGGCGGTCATCGGCATGATCGCCTTCCTCGGCGCGTGCTTCGCGACGAGCATGTGGCTCGGCCCCGTGCAGCACCAGGACCCGCTGCGCGTCGCCCTCCCCTTCCTGCTGCTCCAGGGACCGGCGTTCGTCCTGATCCCGGTCGTCTCCCGGCTGCTCCACCGGGTCTCCCCGAACTGGCTGCTGACCTCCGGCTTCGGCCTGATGGCCGTCGGGTCGTTCCTGTGCGCCCGGCTGGACGTCACCGACCGGAGCCTGACCCCGTTCGTCGTGCCCACCCTGCTCATCGGCATCGGCTTCGCGCTGGCCGTCAGCTCGATCACGGCCGTCGCGCTGAACAGCGTGCCGGGCCGGCTGGCCGGCATGGCGAGCGCCACCACCAACATGCTGCGCGACCTCGGCTTCGCCCTGGGCCCGGTGGTCGTCGGCGCGGTCGCCCTCAGCCACGCGGGCGAGACCTTCGCCGCGAAGCTGGCCGGCGCGGACCTGCCGCCCGACCAGCTGGGCGCCGCCACGGAGATCGGCCGGGCCGCCGGACCGATCGCCGTCAACAGCCTGCCGCCGGACGCCCCCGGAGCGGCCGCGCAGGGCATCGCCCTCGACGCGCTGGGCAGCGGCTTCAGCCTCGCCTACACCGTGTGCGGGGTCGCCGCCGCGGTGGCCGCGGTCGTGACCGTGACCGGCATGGCCGGCATCCGCGCCCCCCGCGTCCTGGACACGGAACACGCTGACCACACAGCCGGGCAGGACCCGGCGGACCGGCCCCAGGCCCCGACCACCGCTCCGGCGTAG
- a CDS encoding maleylpyruvate isomerase family mycothiol-dependent enzyme codes for MPRTFDDARRWAELGTNLVLEATAGFDDEAYDVPSGLPGWRRRQLVAHVAANADALGNLVHWAATGEETPMYASPEERAAGIERGLGMPAAELTGWLRGSAAELAASTAKLSDGQWQSQVVTAQGRTVPATELPWMRSREVCVHAVDLGTGITFADLPADFLAALCDDVIAKRAKAPGPALRLTETDTGEVRELPGDGEPTVLTGPLAEITAYLTGRRHALTAPDGGPAPTLGPWL; via the coding sequence ATGCCCCGCACGTTCGACGACGCCCGCCGCTGGGCGGAGCTCGGCACGAACCTGGTGCTCGAGGCCACCGCCGGCTTCGACGACGAGGCCTACGACGTGCCCAGCGGCCTGCCCGGCTGGCGGCGCAGGCAGCTCGTCGCCCACGTCGCCGCCAACGCGGACGCCCTCGGCAACCTCGTGCACTGGGCCGCCACCGGCGAAGAGACCCCGATGTACGCCTCCCCCGAGGAGCGGGCCGCCGGCATCGAGCGCGGCCTCGGGATGCCCGCCGCCGAACTCACCGGATGGCTGCGCGGGTCCGCCGCCGAACTCGCCGCGTCGACGGCGAAGCTCAGCGACGGCCAGTGGCAGTCCCAGGTCGTGACGGCGCAGGGCCGTACGGTGCCCGCCACCGAACTGCCCTGGATGCGCTCCCGCGAGGTGTGCGTCCACGCCGTCGACCTGGGCACCGGCATCACCTTCGCCGACCTGCCGGCCGACTTCCTCGCCGCACTCTGCGACGACGTCATCGCCAAGCGCGCCAAGGCCCCCGGCCCGGCGCTGCGCCTGACGGAGACCGACACCGGAGAGGTCCGGGAACTCCCCGGCGACGGCGAGCCGACCGTGCTCACCGGCCCGCTCGCCGAGATCACGGCCTACCTCACCGGGCGCAGGCACGCCCTCACCGCCCCCGACGGCGGCCCGGCACCCACCCTGGGTCCCTGGCTCTGA
- a CDS encoding carbohydrate ABC transporter permease, producing the protein MKRSLFARVWPNATAVVLFIGCVFPVYWMFATAFKPTGDILSEDPVWFPTDVTFEHFRTAAGVDHFWTYVRNSLTVTVLAVVFSLIIALAGSFALARMRFKGRRGFVIGFMMAQMAPWEVMIIAIYMIVRDASMLNSLVPLTLFYTMMILPFTILTLRGFVAAVPKELEESAMVDGCTRVQAFRRVILPLLAPGLMATSLFGFITAWNEFALVLVLNKDTEAQTLPLWLSSFQTQFGDDWGATMAASSLFAVPILILFVYLQRKAVSGLTAGAVKG; encoded by the coding sequence GTGAAACGCTCGCTCTTTGCCCGGGTCTGGCCCAACGCCACCGCCGTCGTCCTGTTCATCGGCTGCGTCTTCCCCGTGTACTGGATGTTCGCCACGGCCTTCAAGCCGACCGGCGACATCCTCTCGGAGGACCCGGTCTGGTTCCCGACCGACGTCACCTTCGAGCACTTCAGGACCGCGGCCGGCGTCGACCACTTCTGGACGTACGTCCGCAACTCGCTGACCGTCACCGTCCTGGCCGTCGTCTTCTCGCTGATCATCGCGCTGGCCGGCTCCTTCGCCCTGGCGCGGATGCGGTTCAAGGGGCGGCGCGGCTTCGTCATCGGTTTCATGATGGCGCAGATGGCGCCCTGGGAAGTCATGATCATCGCGATCTACATGATCGTGCGGGACGCGTCGATGCTGAACAGCCTCGTGCCGCTGACGCTCTTCTACACGATGATGATCCTGCCCTTCACCATCCTGACGCTGCGCGGCTTCGTCGCCGCCGTGCCCAAGGAGCTGGAGGAGTCGGCGATGGTCGACGGCTGCACCCGCGTCCAGGCGTTCCGCCGGGTCATCCTGCCGCTGCTCGCCCCGGGCCTGATGGCCACCTCGCTGTTCGGCTTCATCACCGCCTGGAACGAGTTCGCGCTGGTCCTGGTGCTCAACAAGGACACCGAGGCACAGACCCTGCCGCTGTGGCTGTCCAGCTTCCAGACCCAGTTCGGCGACGACTGGGGCGCGACCATGGCCGCCTCGTCACTCTTCGCCGTCCCGATCCTGATCCTCTTCGTCTACCTGCAGCGCAAGGCCGTCAGCGGCCTCACCGCGGGCGCCGTGAAGGGATAA
- a CDS encoding TetR/AcrR family transcriptional regulator, whose protein sequence is MAGLRAAQKQMTRKLLLDSALELFRTKGYAATTVDDIAAAAGTTRVTFYAYFPSRSDLMRALIGELNEKLERTDSPVHGSTARRLVEVVHDGSREAITEWLYGISGRWEAIRPYTVAAFEAAAIDPELRGLVNAWLEEAVSDIEEGLDQADRFPPGSRHLRGVLAMAQLDHVARTWTPGRWGADRASVVDVLAESWTGLLSTGAPDVPEARRG, encoded by the coding sequence ATGGCCGGGCTGCGCGCGGCGCAGAAGCAGATGACCCGCAAGCTCCTGCTGGACTCGGCACTGGAGCTGTTCCGCACCAAGGGCTACGCCGCCACCACGGTGGACGACATCGCGGCCGCGGCGGGCACCACCCGGGTGACGTTCTACGCGTACTTCCCGTCCCGCAGCGACCTGATGCGGGCACTCATCGGCGAGCTGAACGAGAAGCTCGAACGCACCGACTCACCCGTCCACGGCTCGACCGCCCGGCGCCTGGTCGAGGTCGTCCACGACGGCAGCCGCGAGGCGATCACCGAGTGGCTGTACGGCATCTCCGGCCGCTGGGAGGCGATCCGCCCCTACACCGTGGCCGCCTTCGAGGCGGCGGCGATCGATCCGGAGCTGCGCGGCCTGGTGAACGCGTGGCTGGAGGAGGCCGTCAGCGACATCGAGGAGGGCCTCGACCAGGCCGACCGCTTCCCTCCCGGGAGCCGCCACCTGCGCGGTGTGCTCGCGATGGCCCAGCTCGACCACGTGGCCCGCACCTGGACCCCCGGCCGCTGGGGCGCCGACCGCGCGTCCGTGGTCGACGTCCTGGCCGAAAGCTGGACCGGCCTGCTGAGCACCGGCGCCCCGGACGTACCGGAGGCACGGCGCGGCTGA
- a CDS encoding cupin domain-containing protein: MTTSFSTPPATGSPVRLSAVSAADQPDVTPALEELYRGFESELLVPLWTEIGDLMPAHPRSRAVPHLWRWEKLRELAAQAGEIVPVGRGGERRAIALANPALGGRPFATPTLWAAIQYLMPGEDAPEHRHTQHAFRFVVEGEGVWTVVGRDPVAMRRGDFLPQAGWNMHAHHNATTEPMAWIDGLDIPFQYTSESQFFEFGRDEISDAERITPDRSRSERLWGHPGLRPVAAGSAAPGTPLLAYRWEHTDRALADQLALEKEGFDGTVEPGHAAVRFTDPSTGADVLPTIRAEVHRVVRGAETAPVRETGSSVYQVFDGSGTVTVGDVSWSVTRGDLFVVPSWQPLSVRSEAGATDSDSGALDLFRFSDSPIFEALRLDRTHVEGTTRS; the protein is encoded by the coding sequence GTGACCACCTCCTTCAGCACCCCCCCTGCCACGGGCTCCCCCGTCCGCCTGAGCGCTGTCAGCGCCGCGGACCAGCCCGACGTCACCCCGGCGCTCGAGGAGCTGTACCGGGGCTTCGAAAGCGAACTGCTCGTCCCGCTGTGGACCGAGATCGGCGACCTCATGCCGGCTCATCCGCGCTCCCGCGCCGTGCCGCACCTGTGGCGCTGGGAGAAGCTGCGGGAACTGGCCGCCCAGGCCGGTGAGATCGTCCCGGTCGGCCGGGGCGGCGAGCGGCGCGCCATCGCACTGGCCAACCCCGCCCTCGGCGGCCGTCCCTTCGCCACGCCCACCCTGTGGGCGGCCATCCAGTACCTGATGCCCGGCGAGGACGCCCCCGAGCACCGCCACACCCAGCACGCCTTCCGCTTCGTCGTCGAGGGCGAGGGCGTGTGGACGGTCGTCGGCCGTGACCCGGTGGCCATGCGGCGCGGCGACTTCCTCCCGCAGGCCGGGTGGAACATGCACGCCCACCACAACGCCACCACCGAGCCGATGGCCTGGATCGACGGCCTGGACATCCCGTTCCAGTACACCAGCGAGTCCCAGTTCTTCGAGTTCGGCCGCGACGAGATCAGCGACGCCGAGCGGATCACCCCGGACCGGTCCCGCTCCGAGCGCCTGTGGGGCCACCCGGGACTGCGCCCGGTCGCCGCCGGCTCGGCCGCCCCCGGCACGCCCCTGCTGGCGTACCGCTGGGAGCACACCGACCGGGCGCTGGCCGACCAGCTCGCCCTGGAGAAGGAAGGGTTCGACGGCACGGTCGAGCCCGGCCACGCCGCCGTCCGGTTCACCGACCCGTCGACCGGCGCCGACGTGCTGCCCACCATCCGCGCCGAGGTGCACCGCGTGGTCCGCGGCGCCGAGACCGCCCCGGTGCGCGAGACCGGTTCGTCCGTCTACCAGGTCTTCGACGGCTCCGGCACCGTCACCGTCGGCGACGTGTCCTGGTCCGTGACGCGCGGCGACCTGTTCGTCGTCCCGTCCTGGCAGCCGCTCTCCGTACGCTCCGAGGCCGGTGCCACCGACTCCGACTCGGGCGCCCTGGACCTGTTCCGGTTCAGCGACTCCCCGATCTTCGAAGCCCTCCGGCTCGACCGTACCCACGTGGAAGGAACCACCCGCTCATGA
- a CDS encoding YdeI/OmpD-associated family protein — protein MADEARTGDPVLVVGTQGEWEKWLEEHHGELTGVWLRIPRKDSGLPGPDYAAALESALCYGWIDGHKKKLDDTHWLQRFTPRRPRSKWSLINRQKAAALIEAGRMREPGLREVERARADGRWEAAYASQSTATVPDDLRAALEAVPAARDFFGALDSRNRYAILHRVQDAKRPQTRAARIEKFVAMLAEGEKLHP, from the coding sequence ATGGCTGATGAAGCGCGCACGGGGGATCCGGTCCTCGTCGTCGGGACACAGGGCGAGTGGGAGAAGTGGCTGGAGGAACACCACGGGGAACTGACCGGGGTCTGGCTGCGGATCCCGAGGAAGGACTCCGGGCTGCCCGGCCCCGACTACGCCGCCGCCCTGGAGTCGGCACTGTGCTACGGCTGGATCGACGGGCACAAGAAGAAGCTGGACGACACGCACTGGCTCCAGCGGTTCACTCCCCGGCGGCCGCGCAGCAAGTGGTCGCTGATCAACCGGCAGAAGGCCGCCGCGCTCATCGAGGCGGGCCGGATGCGGGAGCCCGGGCTGCGCGAGGTGGAGCGGGCCAGGGCCGACGGCCGCTGGGAGGCGGCGTACGCGAGCCAGAGCACCGCGACCGTCCCCGACGACCTGCGAGCCGCGCTGGAAGCGGTCCCGGCGGCCCGTGACTTCTTCGGCGCCCTCGACAGCCGCAACCGGTACGCGATCCTCCACCGCGTCCAGGACGCCAAGCGCCCGCAGACCAGGGCGGCCCGTATCGAGAAGTTCGTCGCCATGCTCGCCGAGGGGGAGAAGCTCCATCCCTGA
- a CDS encoding glycoside hydrolase family 3 protein encodes MTTFTTGTDTLTRDALAVLQPGFTGTTAPDWVLRRLGEGLTSVGLFGRNVATAEQVAALTAQLRAERDDLLVAIDEESGDVTRLEVRTGSSFPGNHALGAVDDTALTRGVARELGRRLAECGVTFDWAPSADVNANPDNPVIGVRSFGRDTDLVARHTAAWVEGLQSTGVAACTKHFPGHGDTSVDSHHAVPHIDLDTTTLYERELQPFRAAIAAGTRAIMSAHIKVPVLDPDRPATLSRRILTDLLRGELGYQGLIVTDGMEMRAISGTYGLEHGAVLAVAAGADAICVGGGLCDEDTVQSLQDALVAAVRSGELPEERLADAAARVRALADWTARARRSPAPGAPEPEIGLTAARRAVTVTRTGPPAPVTAPVYVATFSPEANIAVGDETPWGVGAELERLLPGTTTGHFTDTDTDAGARVLEAAAGRRVVAVVRDEHRHPWMRTALDTLLAAAPDTVVVEMGVPQSAPRGTPHIATHGAARVCGVAAAEAIVAG; translated from the coding sequence ATGACGACATTCACCACCGGTACCGACACCCTCACCCGGGACGCCCTGGCCGTCCTGCAACCGGGCTTCACCGGCACCACCGCGCCCGACTGGGTGCTGCGCCGCCTCGGCGAGGGCCTCACCTCCGTGGGCCTCTTCGGGCGCAACGTCGCCACCGCCGAGCAGGTCGCCGCCCTCACCGCCCAGTTGCGGGCCGAGCGGGACGACCTGCTGGTGGCCATCGACGAGGAGAGCGGTGACGTCACCCGGCTGGAGGTCCGCACCGGCTCCTCCTTCCCCGGCAACCACGCCCTCGGTGCCGTCGACGACACCGCTCTCACCCGGGGCGTCGCCCGGGAGCTGGGCCGCCGGCTCGCCGAGTGCGGGGTCACCTTCGACTGGGCGCCCTCGGCCGACGTCAACGCCAACCCCGACAACCCGGTCATCGGCGTGCGTTCCTTCGGCCGGGACACCGACCTGGTGGCCCGGCACACCGCGGCCTGGGTCGAGGGCCTGCAGTCCACCGGCGTCGCCGCCTGCACCAAGCACTTCCCCGGCCACGGCGACACCAGCGTCGACTCCCACCACGCCGTCCCGCACATCGACCTCGACACGACGACCCTGTACGAACGCGAACTCCAGCCGTTCCGGGCGGCGATCGCGGCCGGCACCCGGGCCATCATGAGCGCCCACATCAAGGTCCCCGTCCTCGACCCGGACCGCCCCGCCACCCTCTCCCGCCGCATCCTCACCGACCTGCTGCGCGGCGAACTCGGCTACCAGGGGCTGATCGTCACCGACGGCATGGAGATGCGCGCCATCTCCGGCACCTACGGCCTCGAACACGGAGCCGTCCTGGCCGTCGCCGCCGGTGCCGACGCCATCTGCGTGGGCGGCGGACTGTGCGACGAGGACACGGTGCAGAGCCTCCAGGACGCGCTAGTCGCCGCGGTCCGCTCCGGCGAACTCCCCGAGGAACGGCTCGCCGACGCCGCCGCCCGGGTACGTGCCCTGGCCGACTGGACCGCCCGGGCGCGGCGGTCCCCGGCCCCGGGCGCCCCCGAACCGGAGATCGGCCTCACGGCGGCCCGTCGCGCGGTGACCGTCACCCGCACCGGACCCCCGGCACCGGTCACCGCACCGGTGTACGTGGCCACCTTCAGCCCCGAGGCCAACATCGCCGTCGGCGACGAGACGCCCTGGGGCGTCGGCGCGGAACTGGAGCGGCTGCTGCCCGGCACCACCACCGGCCACTTCACCGACACCGACACCGACGCCGGTGCGCGGGTGCTCGAGGCCGCGGCCGGCCGGCGGGTGGTCGCCGTGGTCCGCGACGAGCACCGGCACCCGTGGATGCGCACCGCCCTGGACACCCTGCTCGCCGCCGCGCCGGACACCGTCGTCGTGGAGATGGGCGTCCCGCAGTCCGCGCCGCGCGGCACCCCGCACATCGCCACGCACGGCGCGGCCCGCGTCTGCGGTGTGGCGGCGGCCGAGGCGATCGTCGCGGGCTGA
- a CDS encoding IclR family transcriptional regulator, whose protein sequence is MDKPLKTPPPYAIASVDHALRAATMLQLEGSLTVTQVAERLGVARSTAHRLLAMLVYRDFAVRDENRVYRVGPVLELATHSRSLVSRLRTAALPHLHRVVDRLNETTNLTIRTGDTARFIASVECDRALRVGSREGMVFPAHRTTGGLLLLAELSEEELAEVYASEHYRDRPQERPDLGALSAELKGIARSGFAVNRNRSERGLVAVGVPVRDAEGTVQAGLSISLPGTRYDPLDLQFLVSTLQAAARALSADLAGTA, encoded by the coding sequence GTGGACAAGCCGCTCAAGACACCGCCGCCGTACGCCATCGCCAGCGTCGACCACGCGCTGCGGGCCGCGACGATGCTCCAGCTGGAGGGCTCACTGACCGTCACGCAGGTCGCCGAGCGGCTCGGGGTGGCCCGGTCGACCGCGCACCGGCTGCTGGCCATGCTGGTCTACCGGGACTTCGCGGTCCGGGACGAGAACCGGGTCTACCGCGTGGGCCCGGTGCTGGAGCTGGCGACGCACTCGCGTTCCCTGGTGTCCCGGCTGCGGACGGCGGCCCTGCCCCACCTGCACCGGGTGGTGGACCGGCTGAACGAGACCACGAACCTCACCATCCGCACGGGGGACACGGCCCGGTTCATCGCCAGCGTGGAGTGCGACCGGGCGCTGCGGGTGGGGTCCCGGGAGGGGATGGTCTTCCCGGCCCACCGGACGACGGGCGGCCTGCTGCTGCTCGCGGAACTGAGCGAGGAGGAGCTGGCGGAGGTGTACGCGAGCGAGCACTACCGCGACCGGCCCCAGGAGCGCCCGGACCTCGGCGCGCTGTCCGCGGAGCTGAAGGGCATCGCCCGCAGTGGCTTCGCCGTGAACCGGAACCGCTCCGAGCGGGGCCTGGTGGCCGTCGGGGTCCCGGTCCGTGACGCCGAGGGAACGGTCCAGGCAGGCCTGTCGATCTCCCTGCCGGGCACCCGCTACGACCCGCTCGACCTGCAGTTCCTGGTCAGCACCCTGCAGGCGGCGGCCCGGGCCCTGAGCGCGGACCTGGCCGGGACGGCCTGA
- a CDS encoding carbohydrate ABC transporter permease, with protein MTVQTERPPSGPADVRRADTGAAPGRPPSRAGALAPYLLLLPACAATVLLLGWPLLKDVLLSFQNLNMGQLIQRVTEWNGVDNYQETLTSGDFWRVTLRSILFTAVNVVLIMVLGALVGLLLARLGKRMRFTLLLGLVLAWAMPIVVATTVYQWLFAQRFGVVNWVLDKLGWHSMADYSWTSSQMSTFFVVTVLIVWMSVPFVAINLYAATTTIPGELYEAASLDGAGAWRSFTAVTMPFLRPFLYATTFLEIIWVFKAFVQVYLFNSGGPDRLTEILPVYAYVEGMGNQHYGMGAAIAVLTILILLGLTASYLRIVLKQENEEEAGL; from the coding sequence ATGACCGTGCAGACCGAACGGCCGCCCTCCGGCCCGGCGGACGTCCGCAGGGCGGACACCGGGGCGGCACCCGGCAGGCCCCCATCGCGAGCCGGCGCGCTCGCCCCGTACCTGTTGCTGCTGCCCGCCTGCGCGGCCACCGTGCTGCTGCTCGGCTGGCCGCTGCTCAAGGACGTGCTGCTGTCGTTCCAGAACCTCAACATGGGGCAGCTGATCCAGCGGGTCACCGAGTGGAACGGCGTCGACAACTACCAGGAGACCCTCACCAGTGGGGACTTCTGGCGGGTCACCCTCCGCTCGATCCTGTTCACGGCGGTCAACGTCGTCCTGATCATGGTCCTGGGCGCGCTGGTCGGCCTGCTGCTCGCCCGCCTCGGCAAGCGGATGCGGTTCACCCTGCTGCTCGGCCTGGTCCTGGCCTGGGCCATGCCCATCGTGGTGGCCACCACCGTCTACCAGTGGCTGTTCGCCCAGCGCTTCGGTGTCGTCAACTGGGTCCTGGACAAGCTCGGCTGGCACTCCATGGCCGACTACAGCTGGACCAGCAGCCAGATGTCGACCTTCTTCGTGGTCACCGTGCTGATCGTGTGGATGTCCGTCCCGTTCGTCGCGATCAACCTGTACGCGGCGACGACCACCATCCCCGGCGAGCTCTACGAGGCCGCGTCCCTCGACGGCGCCGGCGCCTGGCGGAGCTTCACCGCGGTCACCATGCCGTTCCTGCGGCCGTTCCTCTACGCGACGACCTTCCTGGAGATCATCTGGGTCTTCAAGGCGTTCGTCCAGGTCTATCTCTTCAACAGCGGCGGCCCCGACCGGCTCACCGAGATCCTGCCCGTCTACGCCTACGTCGAGGGCATGGGCAACCAGCACTACGGCATGGGTGCGGCGATCGCGGTCCTGACCATCCTGATCCTGCTCGGCCTGACCGCCTCCTACCTCAGGATCGTGCTCAAGCAGGAGAACGAAGAGGAGGCCGGGCTGTGA